The window CGATGCAGCAGGGCTGGTGCTGGGGGCGCGCGTGCCCATCATCCTCACCAGCCGCGCCGACAGCCTGCGCGTGCGCCTGGCCTCGTCGGCACTGGCGCGCCTGGTGGCCTCGCGCCAGCGACTGCAATCCGCGGACCGGGAGCTGGCATGAACCGTCTGCTACTGACCTTCAATGCCGGTTCGTCCACGATCAAGCTGGGCGTGTTCCGCCTCGATGGCGCGCGCGCCCGCAAGATCGGCCAGGGGCAGCTGGACCTGCACCTCGCGCCGCTGAAACTGCGCCTGGAGATCGACGGCGAACGTTCCGAGGTGGAGATCGACGCTGATCCCGCTGCCGCCATGGACCGCGTGCTGGAACAGGTGCTGCACCAGCTGGAAGTGGGACACGCCCAAGGCGAGCTGTGCGCCGTCGGTCATCGCGTCGTGCATGGCGGCCTGCATCTGGCGCAGGCGGTGCGGCTCGACGACGCCATCGAGACCGAACTGGAAAACCTGGCCCCGCTGGCGCCCCTGCACCAGCCGCAGAACCTGCGCCTGATCCGCGCCATTGCGCGGCTGCGTCCGGGTCTGCCGCAGACGGCCTCCTTCGATACCGCGTTTCACGCCAGCCAGGATGCGCTGGCGCGCCGCTTCGCGCTGCCGCGCAGACTGCATGAAGAAGGCGTGCTGCGCTACGGCTTCCATGGTATTTCCTACAGCTATGTGGCCGCCGAGATGCGCCGCCAGGCGCTGCCCGAGGCCCATGCCCGCGTGGTAGTGGCGCACCTGGGCAATGGCGCCAGCCTGTGCGCCCTGCATGCCGGGCGCAGCGTGGACGCCAGTACCGGTTTCTCCACGCTGGACGGCGTACCCATGGGAACGCGCTGCGGCGCGCTCGATGCCGGCGTGCTGTTGTACCTGCTGCGCCAGGGAATGTCGCTGGATGAACTGGAAGACCTGCTCTATCACCGCAGCGGCTTGCTGGGGGTATCCGGCCTGAGCGCGGATGTGCGCAGCCTGCAGCAGAGCCAGGACAGCGCCGCCCGCGAGGCGCTGGACCTGTTCGCCCTGCGCTGCGCCGGTGAAGCGGCGCGCCTGGCCTCCACCCTGGGCGGGATCGACGCCCTGGTCTTCACGGCCGGCATCGGCGAGCATGACGCCGCCATGCGCGCGGCCATCTGCGAACGATTGGGCTGGCTGGGCGTGCGCCTGGACCCGCAGGCCAACGCCGCCCATGCCGGCCGCATCAGCCGCGCCGACAGTGCTGTCAGCGTCTACGTCATTCCCACCAATGAAGAGCAGGTCATCGCCGACGACGCGGCTGCGCTCTTGCTCACATCCGCGACAGGAACACCCTCATGAGCAGCACCACGGATACCGCGCTGCCCATCATGCCGGCCGGCAGCGTCCCGCTGTTCTGGCCCATGGCCTTTGCCGCCCAGGCGTTCAAGCAGGGGCAGGACATGATGGACAAGCAGCTGCGCTTCCTGGAAGAGGAAGCCAAGCTGCATGCCGTCCACCATCCCCGCATGGCCACGCCCCACCGCGAACGCCTGCGCCTGCGCACGCTGACCCTGCGCGAATACGGCAGCGCCGATGCCGGCCACGCCACTGTGCCCACGCTCATCGTGGCGCCCTATGCTGGCCACACCTCCGTCATCGCCGACTATGACCAGGGCCAGAGCCTGGTGGAGACGCTGTTGGGAAATGGCGTGGACCATGTGCTGCTCATCGACTGGCACAGCGCCAGCGCCGACATGAAGGACCTGGAGATCGACAACTACCTGGCCGACCTGTGCGTGGTCATCGACGAGCTGGGCGGTCGTGTGCGGCTGGTGGGGCTGTGCCAGGGCGGCTGGATCTCGGCCATGATTGCCGCGCGTTTCCCGGAAAAGGTGGCGCGGCTGGTGCTGGCGGGCTCGCCCATCGATGCGGGCGCGGGGGAGGGACCCTTGAAGCAGATGGTGCAACGCCTGCCGCTGCGCTTCTACGAAGACCTGGTGCGCAGCGGTGGTGGTCTCATGCGCGGCAGCTTCATGCTGCAGGGCTGGAAGAACATGCATCCCGACGAGCACTACTTCAACGAGCACCTGGAATTGCTCCAGCACATCGACGACCCGGCCTACCTGGCCAAGCGCGAGACCTTTGCCGCCTGGTACGAAACCACGGTCGACCTGCCGGGGCGCTGGTACCTCCAGGCCATCGGCCACATCTTCAAGGACAACCTGCTGGCGCGCGGCAAGTATGTGGCGCTGGGACAGCAGCTCGATCTGCGGCAGATCACTTGTCCGCTCTACCTGCTGGCGGGCGAGCGCGACGACATCACCACACCGGAGCAGGTGCTCAACGCCGCCGCACTGGTAGGCACGCCCGCCGCGCAGATCACGCAGAAGATCGTGCCGGGCGGCCATATCGGATTGTTCATGGGTAGTCGCACGCTGGCCGAGGTCTGGCCGCAGATCGCAACCTGGCTGGTGCAGCCGGACTGAGCCGCAAAGCGCTCAGGAAGCGCGCTTGCGCCCGACCGGCTTGGTGGGCGCAGGGGCCGGGGCGGGCGGCACGGCGATGGAGGCCTTCAGGAACCACGACAGCACCGATTCGGCGGTCTTGCCATCGACGATGTGCGGGACGCAGCGATAGGAAAAGCTCACCCCTTCGCACAAGGCCATGAGGCCGATGGCGATCTCGCGCGGCGGCGCGGACAGCGTCGTGCCGGTGAGCTGGCCATAGGCTTCGACGAAGCCGGTGATCTGACGGTAGCGCTCTTCCAGGAAGCCATCGAGCTGGGCGCGGAATTTCTCGTCGCGCAGCGCCACGATGCGCGCCTCCATCCACAGCAGGCTGCACTTGTCGTCGCGGTAGAGGCGCGAATACTGTGCGGCCAGTTCATCTTCCAGCACCGCCGCATCCGTCATGGGGGCTTCCAGGATGCGCTGGAAGCCGCGGTCGATGCTCTCGCCTTCACGCCGCAGCAACTCGAAGAAGAGCTGGGTCTTGTCATCGAAGTTGGAATAGAACGCCCCGCGCGAATACCCGGCAGCCGTGCTGATATCCTCCACGCTGGCCAGCGCAAATCCCTTTTGCATGAAAACCGCGTGCGCAGCCTCCAGCAGCCTTTCCCTGGTCTGCTCCCGGCTTTGCTCGCGGCTGAGTCGTTGGCGTGTCATAGGGCGAGATTCTAACACCACCGTATTCAAATACAGTGTTGCATCTGAATTCGGGGATGCATTAGAATCTGTCCACTTTAGAACGCAATGCTCCAGGGGATGCGTACGCCCTGCGTGCTGACGCCCACTTCCTGAAAGGAAAGCCGTGAAGCCTGTCTCTCCGTCCGTTTCCCCTGGGCGCGCCCGCCGCCGTGTCTATCCCTTGCTGGCGCTGGTCATCACCCTGGCGGCCTGCAGCAAGCCGGCCCCGGTAGCCGATGCGCCGCGTGAAGTGGTGGTGCTGCAGGCGCAGCAGCGCGGCCAGGCCGGCACGCTGCACCTGCCCGCCGAGGTGCAGTCGCGCTACGTGACCAGCATGTCCTTCCGCATCGCCGGCCAGCTGGCCGAGCGGCGCGTGCATCTGGGCGATGTGGTGCGCAAGGGACAGGTGCTGGCGCGGTTGGACCCGGCTGACGCCAACCAAAACGCCAGCGCCGCCCAGGCCGAACTGGCCTCGGCGCGCCAGCACCTGGACGCCGCCGAGAAGCAGCTCCAGCGCGACGTCCAGCAGGCCCGCGAAGCCTTGATCAGCCCCCAGCAGCTCGAACAGAGCCAGGACGCCCACGCCGCTGCGCTTTCGCAGTTCAAGGCCGCCCAGGCGCGCGCCGCCGTGGCGGGCAACCAGCGCGACTACACTACCCTGGTGGCCCAGCATGACGGCGTCATCAGCGCCGAGCAGGCCAATACCGGCGACGTGCTCGCTGCCGGCCAGCCGGTCTATTCGCTGGCCTGGTCGGGCCAGGTGGACGTGGTCACCGAGGTGGCCGATCGCCAAGTCGCCACGCTGCAGCCGGGTGCGGCCGCCGTGGTCACGCTGGCGGCGCTGCCGGGCAAGACCTTCACGGGAAAGGTGCGCGAAGTCAGCCCGGCGGCTGATGCACAGAGCCGCACCTACCGCGTCAAGGTCACGCTGGAGCAGCCCGATCCTGCGGTGCGCCTGGGCATGACCGGCGAGGTCGCGATCACCCCGGCGGCCAGCTCGGCCGCGCCGGTGCTGCTGTTGCCGGCCACTGCGCTGTTCCACCAGGGCGACAGGCCGGCCCTGTGGGTCGTGGGGGAGCAGGGCCAGCTGGAACTGCGGCCCGTGACCGTGGCGGCCTACGGCGAGCGCAGCATCAGCGTCAGCCAGGGTGTCACGGCCAGCGACAAGGTGGTGGTGCAGGGCGTGCATACCCTGACGGCCGGTGAAAAGGTCAAGCCGGTCGCGCCGCTGCATGCTGAGGACTTCGCCCTATGAGCGCGCCTGGACGTTTCAACCTCTCTGCCTGGACCTTGCAGCACCAGGCGCTGGTGACCTTCATCCTGGCGCTGGTGACGCTCCTGGGCATCGGTTCCTACTCGCGCCTGTCGCAGTCCGAAGACCCGCCCTTCACCTTCAAGGTCATGGTGATCCAGACCGATTGGCCGGGCGCGACCGCGCGCCAGGTGCAGGAGCAGATCACCGACCGCATCGCCCGCAAGTTGCAGGAGACGCCCGATGTGGATTTCCTGCGCAGCTATTCGCGCGCGGGTCAGTCGCAGCTCTTCTTCACCATCAAGGATACGGCCCCGGCCTCGCAGGTGCCGCAGACCTGGTACCAGGTGCGCAAGAAGGTCGGCGACATGGCCGCCACGCTGCCGCAAGGGGTCAAGGGTCCCTACTTCAATGACGAGTTCGGCGACGTCTATACCAACATCTACGCCCTGGCCGGCGACGGCTTCAGCCCGGCGCAATTGCGCGACTATGCCGACCAGTTGCGCGGTGAACTCTTGCATGTGCCGGGCGTGGCCAAGATCGATTACTTCGGCGAGCGCAACGAGCATATCTACATCGACATCGGCAATGCCCGCATGACCCGCCTGGGCATCAGCCCGCAGCAACTGGCCGACGCCATCGGCGGCCAGAATGCGGTGGTGCCGGGCGGCCTCATCACCACCGGCAATGACCGCGTCTACGTGCGTCCCACCGGCCAGTTCGACAACCTGCGCGCGCTGGAAGAGAAGATCATCCAGATCAACAACCGTAGCTTCCGCCTGGGCGACATCGCCACCATCACGCGCGGCTACGACGAACCGCAGGAGCAGGCGATGCGCGCCAATGGCCAGCCGGTGCTGGGCATCGGCGTGACCATGCAGCCGGGCGGTGACGTGATCCGCCTGGGCAAGGCGCTCGATGCGCGCACCGAGGAACTGCGCAAGCGCCTGCCGGCCGGACTCACGCTCACGGCGGTCTCGAGCATGCCGCATGCGGTGGAAAAATCAGTGGATGACTTCCTCGAAGCCGTGGCCGAGGCCGTGGCCATCGTGCTGGTGGTCAGCCTGGTCTCGCTGGGCATCCGCACCGGCATGGTGGTGGTGATCTCCATTCCCATCGTGCTGGCGGTGACCTCGCTGTTCATGTACCTGTTCGACATCGGCCTGCACAAGGTCTCGCTGGGCACCCTGGTGCTGGCGCTGGGCTTGCTGGTGGATGACGCCATCATCGCCGTGGAAATGATGGCGGTGAAACTGGAGCAGGGCTGGAACCGCCGCCGCGCCGCCGCCTTCGCCTATACCAGCACGGCCTTCCCCATGCTCACCGGCACCCTGGTGACGGTGGCCGGCTTCCTGCCCATCGCCCTGGCCAAGTCCGGCACCGGCGAATACACCCGTTCCATCTTCGAGGTCTCGGCCATTGCGCTGCTCTTGTCCTGGCTGGCGGCGGTGGTGCTCATTCCGCTCTTGGGCTATCACATGCTCAAGGAAAAGCCGGGTGCGCTCACCGATGAGCAGATCGCCGCCAATCCGCACGCCGGCCATGACGAGGAAGACCACGACCATCCCATCTACCAGACCCGCATCTATACCTGGCTGCGCCGTTCGGTGGCCTGGTGCGTGGCGTTCCGGGGCCGCGTGGTGATCGCGACCACGGTGTTGTTCATCGGCTCGCTGGCGGCCTTTGCGCTGGTGCCGCAGCAGTTCTTCCCCAGCTCTGACCGGCCCGAACTGCTGATCGACCTGCACCTGCCCGAGCGTGCTTCCTTCGAGGCCACCCAGCGCGAAGCAGTGCGCATGGAAGCGCTGCTGAAGGACCGTCCGCAGATCGACCACTACGTCAGCTTCGTCGGCGTCGGAGCGCCGCGCTTCTACCTGCCGCTGGACCAGCAACTGGCCAGCCCCAACTTCGCCCAGTTCGTGGTGACGGCCAAGTCGGTGGAAGACCGTGAAGCCCTGGCGCGGGCGCTGGAAGAGCCGCTGCGCCGCCAGTTCAGCGGCGTGCGCACGCGCCTGACGCGGCTGGAGAACGGCCCGCCGG is drawn from Herbaspirillum seropedicae and contains these coding sequences:
- a CDS encoding TetR/AcrR family transcriptional regulator — translated: MTRQRLSREQSREQTRERLLEAAHAVFMQKGFALASVEDISTAAGYSRGAFYSNFDDKTQLFFELLRREGESIDRGFQRILEAPMTDAAVLEDELAAQYSRLYRDDKCSLLWMEARIVALRDEKFRAQLDGFLEERYRQITGFVEAYGQLTGTTLSAPPREIAIGLMALCEGVSFSYRCVPHIVDGKTAESVLSWFLKASIAVPPAPAPAPTKPVGRKRAS
- a CDS encoding efflux RND transporter permease subunit; the encoded protein is MSAPGRFNLSAWTLQHQALVTFILALVTLLGIGSYSRLSQSEDPPFTFKVMVIQTDWPGATARQVQEQITDRIARKLQETPDVDFLRSYSRAGQSQLFFTIKDTAPASQVPQTWYQVRKKVGDMAATLPQGVKGPYFNDEFGDVYTNIYALAGDGFSPAQLRDYADQLRGELLHVPGVAKIDYFGERNEHIYIDIGNARMTRLGISPQQLADAIGGQNAVVPGGLITTGNDRVYVRPTGQFDNLRALEEKIIQINNRSFRLGDIATITRGYDEPQEQAMRANGQPVLGIGVTMQPGGDVIRLGKALDARTEELRKRLPAGLTLTAVSSMPHAVEKSVDDFLEAVAEAVAIVLVVSLVSLGIRTGMVVVISIPIVLAVTSLFMYLFDIGLHKVSLGTLVLALGLLVDDAIIAVEMMAVKLEQGWNRRRAAAFAYTSTAFPMLTGTLVTVAGFLPIALAKSGTGEYTRSIFEVSAIALLLSWLAAVVLIPLLGYHMLKEKPGALTDEQIAANPHAGHDEEDHDHPIYQTRIYTWLRRSVAWCVAFRGRVVIATTVLFIGSLAAFALVPQQFFPSSDRPELLIDLHLPERASFEATQREAVRMEALLKDRPQIDHYVSFVGVGAPRFYLPLDQQLASPNFAQFVVTAKSVEDREALARALEEPLRRQFSGVRTRLTRLENGPPVGFPVQFRISGEQIPKVRAIAEQVAAEMRKESRATNIQFDWDEPAQRSVSFEIDQKRAAQLGLTSQQISNFLAMQLSGYTITQYRERDKLISVDLRAPRSERVDPARLATLSMPTANGPVPLATLGQFNNTLEYGVIWERNRQPTITVLADVRPGVQGIDVTNDVNQKLNALRAELPVGYRIDVGGPVEENAKAQSSISAQMPLMVIAVLLLLMVQLQSFGRTMMVVMTAPLGLIGVVGALLLFGQPFGFVAMLGTIAMLGIIMRNSVILVDQIEQDIAAGRGRFDAIVGATVRRFRPITLTAAAAVLALIPLLRSNFFGPMATALMGGITIATILTLFYLPALYALCYRVKPDETHHRDTAAQGSH
- a CDS encoding alpha/beta fold hydrolase: MSSTTDTALPIMPAGSVPLFWPMAFAAQAFKQGQDMMDKQLRFLEEEAKLHAVHHPRMATPHRERLRLRTLTLREYGSADAGHATVPTLIVAPYAGHTSVIADYDQGQSLVETLLGNGVDHVLLIDWHSASADMKDLEIDNYLADLCVVIDELGGRVRLVGLCQGGWISAMIAARFPEKVARLVLAGSPIDAGAGEGPLKQMVQRLPLRFYEDLVRSGGGLMRGSFMLQGWKNMHPDEHYFNEHLELLQHIDDPAYLAKRETFAAWYETTVDLPGRWYLQAIGHIFKDNLLARGKYVALGQQLDLRQITCPLYLLAGERDDITTPEQVLNAAALVGTPAAQITQKIVPGGHIGLFMGSRTLAEVWPQIATWLVQPD
- a CDS encoding acetate/propionate family kinase; amino-acid sequence: MNRLLLTFNAGSSTIKLGVFRLDGARARKIGQGQLDLHLAPLKLRLEIDGERSEVEIDADPAAAMDRVLEQVLHQLEVGHAQGELCAVGHRVVHGGLHLAQAVRLDDAIETELENLAPLAPLHQPQNLRLIRAIARLRPGLPQTASFDTAFHASQDALARRFALPRRLHEEGVLRYGFHGISYSYVAAEMRRQALPEAHARVVVAHLGNGASLCALHAGRSVDASTGFSTLDGVPMGTRCGALDAGVLLYLLRQGMSLDELEDLLYHRSGLLGVSGLSADVRSLQQSQDSAAREALDLFALRCAGEAARLASTLGGIDALVFTAGIGEHDAAMRAAICERLGWLGVRLDPQANAAHAGRISRADSAVSVYVIPTNEEQVIADDAAALLLTSATGTPS
- a CDS encoding efflux RND transporter periplasmic adaptor subunit, coding for MKPVSPSVSPGRARRRVYPLLALVITLAACSKPAPVADAPREVVVLQAQQRGQAGTLHLPAEVQSRYVTSMSFRIAGQLAERRVHLGDVVRKGQVLARLDPADANQNASAAQAELASARQHLDAAEKQLQRDVQQAREALISPQQLEQSQDAHAAALSQFKAAQARAAVAGNQRDYTTLVAQHDGVISAEQANTGDVLAAGQPVYSLAWSGQVDVVTEVADRQVATLQPGAAAVVTLAALPGKTFTGKVREVSPAADAQSRTYRVKVTLEQPDPAVRLGMTGEVAITPAASSAAPVLLLPATALFHQGDRPALWVVGEQGQLELRPVTVAAYGERSISVSQGVTASDKVVVQGVHTLTAGEKVKPVAPLHAEDFAL